Proteins co-encoded in one Nicotiana sylvestris chromosome 7, ASM39365v2, whole genome shotgun sequence genomic window:
- the LOC138872699 gene encoding uncharacterized protein produces MKDELYRKDEQIRVLKEYLRKEHKDESIGLVKDMSEVSAQAKVAPKEGIGDGTGSNFNLARCADADYAGFLVDRKNTLELPELRRSGGKKKSEKEKEREGTCGEERGNEKRVVDHSPTADLPVPAICGVEQEKVGESYDPKKRRNLTPKAPSAPKPSKKRKASSLTTIEISLPKGRATRSRVKQSERDLQKALAESKKKYLDKGKWKVAESSEAMEAAEPSLAKRTRSTVKSKQVRISEDEEWSGKEVEDDSDGEQDKLSMFGKRKILKGRLLKDLVEPGMMRLVDALATQG; encoded by the exons atgaaggatgagttgtacaggaaagatgagcagataagagtcttaaAAGAATACCTAAGGAAG gaacacaAAGATGAAtctattgggctggtaaaagacatgagtgaagtctcagctcaagctaaagtggcaccaaaagaaggaataggtgatggaacag gtagtaatttcaatctagcaAGGtgtgctgatgctgattatgcaggtttccttgtggataggaaaaacaccttag AATTACCTGAGTTacgaaggagtggaggtaaaaagaaatctgaaaaagaaaaagagagagagggtacatgtggtgaagagaggggaaatgAGAAAAGAGTGGTTGATCATTCACCCACTGCTGATTTGCCTGTGCCTGCTATTTGTGGGGTTGAACAAGAAAAG GTTGGGGAGAGTTATGATCCTAAGAAACGAAGAAATCTCACACCAAAGGCCCCCAGTGCTCCTAAACCCTCCAAAAAAAGAAAGGCTTCATCCCTAACAACTATTGAAATTTCATTGCCAAAGGGAAGAGCTACAAGAAGCAGGGTAAAGCAGAGTGAGCGTGATCTTCAAAAGGCTTTAGCTGAGAGTAAAAAGAAATATCTAGATAAAGGAAAATGGAAGGTTGCAGAGTCCTCAGAGGCTATGGAG gctgctgaaccttcattagccaagaggacaagatctacagtgaaaagtaaacaagtaagaatttctgaagatgaggaatggagtggaAAAGAAGTAGAAGATGATTCggatggtgaacaagacaagctttccatgtttggcaaaagaaagattttgaagggTAGACTGCTAAaagacctggtggaaccaggaatgatgAGACTGGTGGACG